In the genome of Pseudomonas sp. B33.4, the window CACCAAGCGTTTCGTCCAGGAAAGCGAGCAGATCGACGAAAGCGAGCAGCGTGATGACTTCGCTCACGTGCCGGGGCGCATCGTGCGTCTGACCTTCCAGGGCGAAGCGACTTACGCGCCGCTGCTCGGTACTGTCGCCCGGGAAACCGGTGTCGACTACAGCATCCTTGCCGGTCGCATTGACCGCATCAAAGACATTCCTTACGGGCAATTGACCCTCGCCGTCACCGGTGGCGACATGGAAGCGGCGTTCGCCCGCTTCACCGCCGCTGACGTTCACATGGAGGTATTGCGCTAATGGAAGACCTGATCAGTTTCTTCACCAACATCGACTGGTACGAAATCTGGCTGGCCACCGGCGACACGATGCTGATGCTCGGCGGTTCGCTGCTGTTCACCGTGTTGCTCGGCCTGCCGCTGGGCGTGTTGCTGTTCCTCTGCAGCCCGCGTCAGTTGCTGGAAAACCGTGGCCTCTACGCGTTCATGTCGCTGGCGGTGAACATCCTGCGTTCGCTGCCGTTCATTATTCTGTTGATCGTGATGATCCCGTTCACCGTGCTGATCACCGGCACGTCGCTGGGCGTGGCCGGTGCGATCCCGCCGTTGGTGGTGGGTGCTACACCGTTCTTCGCGCGTCTGGTGGAAACCGCGCTGCGTGAAGTCGATCGCGGCATCATCGAAGCGACCCAGTCGATGGGCGCGACCACGCGGCAGATCATCATGAACGCCTTGCTGCCGGAAGCCCGCCCGGGCATCTTTGCGGCGATTACGGTGACGGCGATTACACTGGTGTCCTACACGGCGATGGCCGGTGTGGTCGGCGCCGGTGGTCTGGGTGATCTGGCGATCCGTTTCGGCTATCAGCGTTTCCAGACTGACGTGATGATCGTCACCGTGGTGTTGCTGCTGATTCTGGTGCAAGTGCTGCAGATGGTCGGTGATCGACTGGTCGTGCATTTCTCGCGCAAATAACCGGTTTTTGTAATCAAGAGATGAGCCGGCCATTCGCTGGCAGGCGCCAGACGGGCGCTTTGAAAAGGAGTTAGCTGAATGAAAAAACTGATCGCTGCTTTCGCTGCCGTTGCAGCATTCTCGGCCCACGCCGAAACCCTGACCGTGGCCGCCACTCCGGTGCCGCACGCAGAAATCCTCGAGTTCGTGAAGCCGGCGCTGGCCAAAGAAGGCGTGGAGCTGAAGGTCAAGGTCTTCACCGACTACATTCAGCCGAACGTACAGGTCGCGGAAAAGCGTCTGGACGCCAACTTCTTCCAGCACCAGCCGTACCTCGATGAGTTCAACAAGGCCAAGGGCACCAACCTGGTCGCTGTGACCGGTGTGCACCTGGAGCCGCTG includes:
- a CDS encoding methionine ABC transporter permease; the encoded protein is MEDLISFFTNIDWYEIWLATGDTMLMLGGSLLFTVLLGLPLGVLLFLCSPRQLLENRGLYAFMSLAVNILRSLPFIILLIVMIPFTVLITGTSLGVAGAIPPLVVGATPFFARLVETALREVDRGIIEATQSMGATTRQIIMNALLPEARPGIFAAITVTAITLVSYTAMAGVVGAGGLGDLAIRFGYQRFQTDVMIVTVVLLLILVQVLQMVGDRLVVHFSRK